In Dehalobacter sp., the following proteins share a genomic window:
- a CDS encoding glycosyltransferase, protein MDQFAITLNDAHIFRMTDDTGMFQHARFSLPNLTEGYTTDDNARALIMAVMLYEQGKKTTYLALVYRYLAFILHAQNENGVFRNFMTYGRQFTEKEGSEDCFGRCLWALSFTQASSVMPHGIKEACAAAILKALPNINNLFGLRGQAYAMIGLGHIEGSQAEILLTGLADSLISRFEHDAGDKDWQWFENSLTYDNAVLPWALFVAYRRLRQAHMLRVAQESLQFFDKISFRDGYFRAVGCKGWLLRGSKPTLYDEQPLEASTAALAHLAAYEATGEQRMLELAQQSFAWYLGNNSQNEGLIDGETGGCLDGITAKGFNFNQGAESIIGYCIANLALAKYKTDFVGLERKVILR, encoded by the coding sequence ATGGATCAATTTGCAATCACGTTGAATGATGCACATATTTTCAGAATGACCGATGACACAGGTATGTTCCAACATGCGCGGTTTAGCCTGCCCAACCTAACGGAGGGATACACCACGGACGATAATGCCCGGGCACTGATCATGGCGGTGATGCTCTATGAGCAAGGCAAGAAAACCACTTACCTGGCGCTTGTCTACCGCTATCTGGCATTCATACTGCATGCTCAGAATGAAAACGGAGTATTCAGGAATTTTATGACATACGGTCGTCAATTCACGGAAAAGGAAGGATCTGAGGATTGTTTTGGCCGCTGTTTATGGGCTCTCAGTTTTACACAAGCCTCGTCAGTAATGCCTCATGGCATTAAAGAAGCCTGTGCCGCTGCAATACTTAAGGCCCTGCCCAATATCAATAACCTTTTCGGACTGCGCGGCCAAGCCTATGCGATGATAGGTCTTGGCCATATTGAAGGTTCCCAAGCCGAGATTCTCCTGACAGGATTAGCTGATTCCCTGATCAGTCGTTTTGAACACGATGCCGGAGATAAGGATTGGCAATGGTTTGAGAACAGCCTTACTTATGACAATGCGGTGTTACCGTGGGCATTGTTTGTAGCTTACAGGCGGCTTCGACAAGCGCATATGCTTCGTGTAGCGCAAGAGAGTTTACAGTTTTTTGATAAGATTTCATTTCGTGACGGTTATTTTCGGGCGGTTGGCTGCAAAGGATGGCTGCTGCGAGGTTCGAAACCGACATTGTATGACGAGCAGCCTCTCGAGGCAAGCACCGCTGCTTTGGCTCATTTGGCCGCCTATGAAGCCACCGGCGAGCAGAGGATGTTGGAACTGGCCCAACAGAGTTTTGCCTGGTATCTGGGAAATAACTCTCAAAACGAAGGCCTGATTGATGGGGAGACCGGAGGATGTCTTGATGGCATCACCGCTAAAGGCTTCAACTTTAACCAGGGGGCCGAAAGTATCATTGGGTACTGTATCGCCAATCTGGCCTTGGCAAAATATAAAACAGATTTCGTCGGTTTGGAAAGGAAAGTGATTCTCAGATGA
- a CDS encoding glycosidase — translation MNNNNKFVTKLKSQDNTYKELFQRNPNNPILTAKSWPYPVNTVFNPGVTHFQGKILLLARVEDRRGFSHFTKAISEDGVRNWQIDDIPTLEPEPDNHPEELWGIEDPRITRLDELGKWAITYTAFSRGGPLVAMALTDDFIHFERLGSVMPPEDKDAALFPRKVDGKWALIHRPIVTDYVPGAHIWLSYSDDLVHWSNSRVLMYARRGSWWDGSKIGLSATPLETAEGWLMLYHGVRQTAAGAIYRLGLALLDLDDPFKVLHRSDEWVFGPVEEYERQGDVADVVFAGGWVLDDKTGLLKMYYGGADTCIALATASINDILEYIRKCPESREMDIC, via the coding sequence ATCAATAATAATAATAAATTTGTGACTAAGCTAAAAAGTCAGGACAATACCTATAAAGAGCTTTTCCAACGGAATCCGAACAACCCGATATTAACAGCCAAGAGCTGGCCATATCCCGTAAATACAGTGTTCAATCCAGGGGTAACTCATTTTCAGGGCAAAATTTTGCTGCTTGCCCGAGTGGAGGATAGACGGGGGTTTTCTCACTTTACCAAGGCCATCAGCGAAGACGGGGTTAGAAACTGGCAAATTGACGACATACCGACGCTGGAGCCGGAACCGGACAACCATCCTGAAGAACTGTGGGGGATTGAAGATCCGCGGATTACTAGGCTCGATGAATTAGGCAAATGGGCTATTACCTATACTGCATTTTCCCGTGGTGGGCCCCTCGTGGCGATGGCGCTAACGGACGACTTTATTCATTTCGAGCGGCTTGGATCGGTGATGCCGCCGGAAGACAAAGATGCCGCACTTTTTCCGCGCAAGGTAGACGGGAAATGGGCGCTTATTCACCGGCCGATTGTCACTGACTACGTACCAGGGGCGCACATCTGGCTGTCGTATTCCGACGATCTGGTTCATTGGAGCAATAGCCGCGTGCTGATGTACGCCCGCCGAGGCAGCTGGTGGGATGGCAGTAAAATTGGTCTTAGTGCTACGCCTTTGGAAACAGCTGAAGGCTGGCTTATGTTATACCATGGGGTGCGCCAGACCGCTGCCGGGGCAATTTACCGGCTTGGCTTGGCCCTGCTCGACTTAGACGATCCGTTTAAAGTGTTGCATCGGAGCGATGAATGGGTCTTTGGCCCGGTAGAGGAGTATGAACGGCAGGGAGATGTAGCCGATGTGGTCTTTGCGGGTGGATGGGTGTTGGACGATAAGACAGGACTGCTAAAAATGTACTACGGGGGGGCGGACACATGCATTGCTTTGGCTACGGCATCTATCAACGACATACTGGAATACATTCGAAAATGTCCGGAATCGAGGGAAATGGATATTTGTTGA
- a CDS encoding glycosyltransferase family 4 protein, with amino-acid sequence MEKTYQTRKLTFLSTYPPRECGLATFTEDLMNEIDKIGSFRPNVIAVTNTEEYEDSRVAAKLSQHDRASYFQTARWANTHTGLLVIEHEYGIFGGECGEYILDLAKNLTIPFIITTHTVLTNPSPKQRIVLHELGRLSAMVVTMAESAVPLLIRTYGIEPSKITVIAHGVPSLIIKSREELKVRHGLENKQVISSFGLLSPAKGLEYGIEAVAKVVSEHESLVYLVLGKTHPCVKAQNGESYRESLITLAQRLGVGNNIRFIDKYLTKEEVMTYLKLSDIYMTPYLSKEQAVSGTLAYAVGCGRVVVSTPYRYAQELLGNGRGMLAEFSDSDSLASCIRDVLESPLRKKEMERKTFAVGQTMTWAKVAGRYTKLAFNMMEAAMETKIDQTMDQPMGRGVLVG; translated from the coding sequence ATGGAAAAGACATACCAAACAAGGAAGTTGACATTTTTAAGCACATATCCGCCGCGAGAATGTGGGTTGGCCACATTTACGGAGGACTTGATGAACGAAATCGATAAAATAGGCTCATTCAGACCGAACGTGATTGCGGTCACGAATACGGAAGAATATGAGGATTCGCGGGTGGCAGCCAAACTGAGTCAACACGACCGCGCCAGCTATTTCCAGACTGCCCGCTGGGCAAACACGCATACCGGATTGCTGGTTATTGAGCATGAATATGGCATATTTGGCGGGGAGTGTGGCGAATACATTCTGGATCTAGCCAAGAATTTGACAATACCTTTTATCATCACGACACACACTGTACTGACGAACCCATCCCCAAAACAACGGATAGTTTTGCATGAGCTTGGTCGACTCAGCGCGATGGTGGTGACGATGGCAGAAAGCGCGGTCCCGTTGTTGATAAGAACGTACGGCATCGAGCCGAGTAAAATAACGGTCATTGCCCACGGAGTTCCAAGCCTGATTATTAAGTCGCGGGAAGAGCTAAAAGTTAGGCATGGCTTAGAAAACAAACAGGTCATCAGCAGTTTCGGTCTCCTAAGCCCGGCGAAGGGGCTTGAATATGGGATAGAAGCTGTTGCCAAAGTTGTGTCGGAACATGAAAGCCTGGTGTACCTTGTTCTGGGTAAAACGCATCCCTGCGTCAAGGCGCAAAATGGCGAAAGTTATCGGGAAAGTCTGATTACTTTGGCACAGCGCCTGGGTGTAGGGAATAATATACGGTTTATTGATAAGTATCTAACGAAAGAAGAAGTCATGACTTACCTCAAACTGTCGGACATCTATATGACGCCGTATCTGTCTAAAGAGCAGGCAGTCAGCGGGACATTGGCGTATGCCGTGGGGTGCGGGCGGGTTGTCGTATCGACTCCGTACCGGTATGCCCAGGAGTTGCTTGGAAATGGCCGGGGAATGCTCGCCGAATTTAGTGATTCCGACTCTCTGGCGTCATGCATCCGAGATGTACTTGAGAGTCCCCTGCGAAAGAAAGAAATGGAAAGAAAGACCTTTGCGGTCGGACAGACGATGACTTGGGCTAAGGTTGCCGGGCGCTATACGAAGCTGGCTTTCAACATGATGGAGGCAGCGATGGAGACAAAGATAGATCAAACGATGGATCAACCGATGGGGCGAGGAGTGCTGGTAGGATAA
- a CDS encoding YtxH domain-containing protein, translating into MIFKDLLLLVNKEKRERERVKAAQKIAVGMGAAVAVGVATGILFAPKSGKETRRNIKNNAINAVESIKDTV; encoded by the coding sequence ATGATTTTTAAAGATTTACTATTATTGGTTAACAAAGAGAAGAGAGAGAGAGAGAGAGTAAAGGCGGCACAGAAGATCGCTGTCGGAATGGGTGCAGCCGTTGCTGTAGGTGTTGCAACAGGAATTCTTTTTGCTCCAAAATCGGGAAAGGAAACACGTAGGAATATAAAAAATAATGCGATTAACGCTGTAGAAAGCATCAAGGATACGGTTTAG
- the tal gene encoding transaldolase — MMTSLIKENHLKQVGMLGQPIWLDDIRRDLITGGELRCLIEEDGLRGMTSNPAIFAKAITGSHDYDEDIRSMALDEKDSMEIYEALSRCDVQSAAAEFRTVYDETNGKDGYVSLEVNPHLAYNTNGTITEARRLWAALNRPNVFIKVPATTEGLQAIQQLISEGININVTLLFGLPRYRQAAEAYIAGLEARLAQGKAVKRVASVASFFVSRIDTLVDPLLEEIIAQGGDKTQLAKQVHGQVAIASAKAAYQIYKETFGSNRFKRLADQGAGVQRLIWASTGTKNPEYSDVKYVEALIGANTVDTIPVETFDAYRDHGEPKARLEQDIKGANRVLLRLSALGINIEKVTQQLEQEGVQKFNHPFDEMIEVLAKKCSQNLGRYALCNQHGFAASFQANESRKVPKEKVVTGKSACIK; from the coding sequence ATGATGACTAGTCTTATTAAAGAAAATCATTTAAAACAAGTGGGAATGCTCGGCCAGCCCATCTGGCTGGATGATATCCGCCGCGATCTGATCACCGGCGGTGAGCTTCGGTGCCTGATTGAAGAAGATGGGTTGCGGGGGATGACCTCGAATCCAGCTATTTTTGCAAAGGCGATTACGGGCAGCCATGATTACGATGAGGACATTAGGAGCATGGCTCTAGATGAAAAAGACAGCATGGAAATTTATGAAGCTCTCAGCCGGTGTGATGTGCAGAGTGCAGCCGCTGAGTTTCGGACTGTGTACGACGAGACTAACGGCAAAGATGGATATGTCAGCTTGGAGGTCAATCCGCATCTGGCATACAATACTAACGGCACAATTACTGAAGCTCGCCGTTTATGGGCTGCCTTGAATCGCCCTAACGTCTTCATCAAAGTCCCGGCAACGACAGAAGGGCTGCAAGCGATCCAACAACTCATTAGCGAGGGAATCAACATCAACGTGACGTTGCTCTTTGGATTGCCTCGCTATCGACAGGCTGCCGAAGCTTACATCGCCGGCCTTGAAGCGCGTCTGGCCCAGGGAAAGGCTGTGAAGCGTGTGGCCTCTGTGGCAAGTTTCTTTGTAAGTCGAATTGATACACTGGTGGATCCGCTGCTGGAAGAAATAATTGCGCAAGGGGGCGATAAGACGCAGCTTGCGAAGCAGGTTCACGGGCAAGTTGCCATTGCCAGCGCCAAGGCTGCCTATCAAATCTATAAGGAAACCTTCGGTAGTAATCGTTTTAAAAGATTGGCTGACCAGGGTGCCGGTGTGCAGCGGTTGATCTGGGCCAGCACCGGTACGAAGAACCCGGAATACAGCGATGTTAAATATGTTGAGGCGCTCATAGGAGCAAACACGGTGGACACGATCCCGGTCGAAACCTTCGATGCCTACCGCGACCACGGCGAACCAAAAGCCCGCCTCGAACAAGATATCAAGGGAGCCAATAGGGTTTTGCTGCGATTGTCGGCGCTCGGCATCAACATCGAAAAGGTAACCCAGCAACTCGAGCAAGAAGGCGTCCAAAAATTCAACCATCCGTTTGACGAGATGATTGAGGTTTTAGCAAAGAAGTGTTCACAGAATTTGGGCAGGTATGCTCTCTGTAACCAGCACGGTTTTGCAGCCAGCTTCCAAGCCAATGAATCGAGGAAAGTACCTAAAGAAAAAGTAGTGACCGGGAAAAGTGCTTGTATAAAATGA
- a CDS encoding class D sortase, with protein MFRMWVPSNSYAVASVAPVETAPSLVLLAPDKILYPVYPAEGDNIGILTIPTLKLKWPIYQGTDVKELEKGVGHFIQSVLPGEKDNCVLSGHRETVFRQIGRLKIGDQLIVQTSAGTFTYEVNDTRIVHEDDKTVIVPTDHAVLTMTTCYPFNTPGYFPDRYIVSAALVKSE; from the coding sequence ATGTTTCGTATGTGGGTACCATCCAATTCTTATGCCGTGGCCTCGGTGGCACCGGTGGAAACGGCTCCTTCCCTCGTCCTGCTTGCACCAGATAAAATCCTTTACCCTGTATATCCTGCGGAGGGTGACAATATTGGGATCCTGACGATTCCGACCTTAAAGCTGAAATGGCCCATCTACCAAGGTACTGATGTGAAGGAATTGGAAAAAGGCGTTGGACACTTCATTCAAAGCGTACTTCCTGGGGAAAAAGATAATTGTGTTCTTTCCGGACATCGAGAAACGGTCTTCAGACAAATAGGCCGGCTGAAGATTGGGGATCAGCTAATTGTGCAAACTTCGGCCGGTACATTTACCTATGAGGTGAATGACACGCGAATCGTCCATGAAGACGACAAAACAGTGATCGTACCTACCGACCATGCCGTGCTGACGATGACCACATGTTATCCATTCAATACTCCTGGCTATTTTCCAGATCGCTATATCGTCTCAGCGGCTTTAGTAAAAAGTGAATAA
- a CDS encoding ice-binding family protein, giving the protein MSIAAPTPLTVNLGNASSFAVLAGSGISNTGSTTINGDVITNTGGNIGLSPGSAVTGFPPGIVSNGAIHAADALASGAQDALTTAYNDAFGRPVDVDLTGQDLGGLTLTPGVYSFSTSAQLTGTLTLDGLGETDPVFIFKVGATLITASGSDINLINGARYCRTFWQIGSSATLGTTSHFVGHIFALTSITANTGATVQGQLLARNGAVTLDSNTITNGFCGALRVTKVFSASTTPSPVVIRINGQSPKTFNAVNGWTQTWENLPTGNYTITEDNLGLGWTNQILPTTTIPVLDGATATAAITNTYTPSSNGGGSGGDESVQVYPPLINVVKTPEPLALTSGQGSVTYTYKVTNPGTVALSAVSVADDKVSPVNYVSGDVNNDNLLQANETWIYTSKTNLGATTTNTATAIGNANGMSATDIAIVTVVVSGTPTVPPLINVVKTPEPLALTSGQGSVTYTYKVTNPGTAALSEVSVSDDMVSPVNYVSGDVNNDNLLQANETWIYTSKMNLSATTMNTATVKGSANGMTATDVAFATVIVTVTNTVTGGQLPKTSTPLYEVLIIGAVLTLVGDICWRNRKRYE; this is encoded by the coding sequence ATGAGTATAGCAGCCCCTACTCCGCTGACAGTGAATCTTGGAAATGCCTCCAGTTTTGCGGTTTTAGCCGGCTCAGGAATCAGCAATACCGGATCGACCACAATCAACGGAGATGTTATCACCAATACAGGTGGAAATATTGGGCTGTCTCCGGGCTCTGCAGTCACTGGATTTCCGCCTGGGATAGTGTCAAATGGGGCAATACATGCGGCTGATGCTTTAGCAAGTGGGGCTCAGGACGCCCTGACAACCGCATATAATGACGCCTTCGGTAGGCCGGTCGATGTGGACTTGACTGGTCAGGATCTAGGCGGATTAACACTCACCCCTGGTGTCTACTCATTTAGCACATCGGCTCAGTTGACGGGAACGCTTACTCTCGACGGCCTGGGTGAAACCGATCCCGTATTCATATTTAAGGTGGGCGCCACGCTTATCACAGCATCAGGCAGTGATATTAACCTCATCAACGGTGCTCGTTACTGCCGAACCTTTTGGCAGATCGGAAGCTCCGCGACATTAGGAACGACCTCTCATTTCGTGGGACACATCTTCGCTTTGACATCCATCACAGCGAATACCGGTGCAACGGTGCAAGGGCAGTTGTTAGCACGAAATGGCGCAGTCACGCTAGACAGCAATACCATTACAAATGGGTTTTGTGGGGCGCTGAGAGTTACCAAGGTCTTTAGTGCATCGACGACTCCTTCTCCCGTCGTAATTAGAATCAACGGTCAATCCCCCAAAACCTTCAATGCAGTCAATGGCTGGACTCAGACTTGGGAGAACCTTCCCACTGGTAATTATACCATCACCGAGGATAATCTCGGACTTGGTTGGACGAATCAAATTCTCCCGACAACAACGATTCCTGTCTTAGACGGAGCTACGGCAACAGCTGCCATTACGAATACCTATACGCCTAGCAGTAACGGGGGCGGATCGGGGGGCGACGAATCGGTTCAGGTCTACCCACCATTGATCAACGTAGTAAAAACGCCGGAACCGCTGGCATTGACTTCGGGACAGGGCTCGGTCACATATACCTATAAAGTAACCAACCCCGGCACAGTCGCATTAAGTGCGGTTAGTGTCGCCGATGATAAAGTGAGTCCTGTGAATTATGTTTCCGGTGACGTCAACAATGACAACCTGCTTCAAGCCAATGAGACATGGATCTACACCAGCAAGACGAATCTCGGCGCAACCACGACAAACACCGCCACGGCCATAGGCAACGCAAATGGTATGTCAGCAACCGATATCGCGATAGTAACAGTTGTTGTATCCGGCACACCAACTGTTCCGCCATTAATCAACGTAGTAAAGACACCAGAACCGCTGGCATTGACTTCGGGACAGGGCTCGGTCACATACACCTATAAAGTAACCAACCCCGGCACAGCTGCATTAAGTGAAGTTAGTGTCAGCGATGATATGGTCAGTCCCGTGAACTATGTTTCCGGTGACGTCAACAATGACAACCTGCTTCAAGCCAATGAGACATGGATCTACACCAGCAAGATGAATCTCAGTGCAACCACGATGAACACTGCCACTGTCAAAGGCAGCGCAAATGGTATGACGGCAACCGATGTCGCGTTCGCAACGGTCATAGTAACGGTCACCAATACTGTTACCGGCGGGCAGCTCCCGAAAACGTCCACTCCTTTGTATGAGGTGCTTATTATCGGCGCTGTTCTAACGCTGGTCGGAGACATTTGCTGGAGAAACAGAAAGCGTTATGAATAA
- a CDS encoding YggT family protein yields MSVDIINRPNRGKSKESLTARRIVYYILGILEILLAFRLVFKILGANPNSGFVSFIYSLSQVFLVPFTAIFRSAATQGIETNAVLEPSTVIAMIVYALVAWGIVKLIIIFTRSQNKDQV; encoded by the coding sequence ATGAGTGTTGACATCATCAATAGACCCAATAGAGGAAAAAGTAAAGAAAGCTTAACAGCAAGAAGAATAGTTTATTATATCTTGGGTATTTTAGAAATTTTGCTTGCTTTTCGCTTGGTGTTTAAGATTCTAGGGGCTAACCCGAATAGTGGTTTTGTATCTTTCATTTATTCGCTTTCACAGGTGTTTTTAGTTCCGTTTACAGCTATTTTTAGATCGGCGGCAACGCAAGGCATTGAGACCAATGCAGTATTAGAACCAAGTACAGTGATTGCAATGATTGTTTATGCCCTGGTAGCTTGGGGAATAGTTAAACTAATTATTATCTTTACGAGAAGTCAGAATAAGGATCAAGTGTAA
- a CDS encoding mannose-1-phosphate guanylyltransferase/mannose-6-phosphate isomerase produces the protein MKVIILAGGGGNRLFPLSRTKFPKQFLNFNGGKSLLTQTIERFLVLVQPADMVIVTNQEYAYHVRAELVAAQAGQAHILLEPLARNTAPAIALALRYCVDRLGCGLDEVMLVTPSDHVISPVEAFASTAHLAEGMANQDRIVTFGVEPHCPETGYGYIQVGPPFGSGFAVNSFHEKPDKITAEGYLAAGNYYWNSGMFAFTINCMMNELRIHQPDIYDLADKSLNEILENFEEMPNISIDYAVIEKSKQVVLLPLCAKWSDIGSWDAIYDILDKDTDGNAFEGDCISLDCKNTLMMGQSRLIAGIGLEDLLVIETDDVILVAKKGESQKVKDLVNQIKADGRTIADEHTTVFRPWGQYSLLSGGRGYQMKKIAVNPGQILSLQMHYHRSEHWIVVGGTAKVTIGETEQMVHENESVFIPQTTKHRLENPGKLLLEIIELQNGGYLEEDDIVRFEDIYGREDADRAVEISVGV, from the coding sequence ATGAAGGTAATTATCCTTGCGGGTGGCGGGGGAAACCGTCTATTCCCCCTATCGCGGACAAAATTCCCTAAGCAGTTTCTAAACTTTAATGGCGGCAAATCTCTTCTAACACAGACCATAGAGCGGTTTCTGGTACTGGTTCAACCGGCGGATATGGTTATCGTTACCAATCAAGAATATGCTTACCACGTAAGAGCTGAGCTGGTCGCCGCCCAGGCGGGTCAGGCGCATATTCTTTTAGAGCCTTTGGCACGGAACACTGCGCCGGCTATTGCCTTGGCACTTCGGTATTGTGTTGACCGGCTGGGATGCGGATTGGATGAGGTGATGTTAGTAACGCCCTCAGACCATGTCATCAGTCCGGTAGAGGCCTTTGCTTCTACTGCGCATTTGGCGGAGGGCATGGCAAACCAGGATAGGATTGTGACCTTTGGGGTAGAACCTCATTGTCCAGAAACAGGTTATGGCTATATTCAGGTCGGGCCGCCCTTTGGCAGTGGCTTTGCAGTAAATTCCTTCCATGAAAAACCGGATAAGATCACCGCAGAAGGATACCTTGCAGCCGGTAATTACTATTGGAACTCAGGCATGTTTGCCTTCACCATCAATTGTATGATGAACGAACTGCGGATTCATCAGCCGGATATTTATGATCTTGCTGACAAGAGCCTGAATGAAATACTAGAAAATTTTGAAGAAATGCCCAATATTTCGATTGATTATGCAGTGATCGAGAAATCCAAGCAGGTGGTATTGCTGCCACTCTGTGCGAAATGGAGCGACATCGGGTCTTGGGATGCGATCTATGACATTTTGGATAAAGATACGGATGGTAATGCCTTTGAAGGGGACTGTATTTCACTTGATTGTAAGAATACATTGATGATGGGACAAAGTCGTCTGATTGCCGGCATCGGACTGGAAGATTTGCTGGTAATAGAGACGGACGATGTGATTCTGGTAGCCAAAAAGGGTGAGTCGCAGAAGGTAAAGGATCTGGTGAACCAGATCAAGGCAGATGGCCGGACGATAGCTGACGAACATACCACAGTATTTCGGCCTTGGGGACAATATTCTTTGCTGTCCGGCGGACGAGGATATCAAATGAAAAAAATTGCTGTCAACCCGGGGCAGATACTCAGTTTACAGATGCATTACCATCGCAGTGAACATTGGATCGTCGTCGGTGGCACCGCGAAGGTGACCATTGGGGAAACAGAACAGATGGTACATGAGAATGAAAGCGTGTTTATTCCGCAAACGACAAAGCATCGTCTAGAAAATCCTGGGAAGTTATTGCTGGAAATTATTGAACTACAGAATGGCGGTTACCTGGAAGAGGATGATATTGTACGGTTTGAAGATATCTATGGCCGAGAGGATGCGGATCGGGCCGTAGAAATTTCCGTAGGGGTATAA
- a CDS encoding phosphoglucomutase/phosphomannomutase family protein codes for MIRFGTDGWRGIISEDFTFNNVRLVAEGIANYVNGREEAGKGIVVGYDARFLSAEYAGDCAAVLASKGVKVWLADSILPTPALSWKVKDCAAAGGVMITASHNPGEYNGLKFKASYGGSASPEIIMEIEKCIRQLEAGGQTFSKVALSSDVEYFSPWESYLEHVKAMLNPKMMAGFKGKIVFDVMHGAAMGYPNELAKSYGLNMVEVHSEFNPSFGGINPEPIEKNLDALRQAMKEHKASIGLATDGDGDRIGAMDADGRFINPHQIMALLIKYLVEKRGWNGGVAQTLTVSELVKRMAKKHGLKLYETPVGFKYITTLMLNEDILIGGEESGGIGLKNYIPERDGLLLGFLLIEIVAAYGKTLGQLLNEMMEELGWCYYDREDLHLETDKKVRLMKELADNPPKTLDGLEVLASNSSDGCKLYLEDSWVMFRASGTEPVVRIYAESNNPQRLQELLNKGIDYARNGCN; via the coding sequence ATGATACGATTTGGAACAGACGGTTGGCGGGGGATTATAAGCGAAGATTTTACCTTTAATAATGTGCGCCTGGTCGCCGAAGGAATAGCAAACTATGTGAACGGTCGTGAAGAAGCGGGCAAAGGCATCGTTGTTGGATATGATGCGCGTTTTTTGTCAGCGGAGTATGCGGGTGACTGTGCGGCTGTGCTGGCCAGCAAAGGGGTTAAGGTCTGGCTAGCCGACAGTATCCTGCCGACGCCGGCGCTAAGTTGGAAGGTCAAAGATTGTGCAGCTGCCGGTGGGGTGATGATAACTGCCAGTCATAATCCAGGGGAGTATAACGGTCTCAAATTCAAGGCTTCTTATGGCGGTTCTGCTTCTCCTGAAATCATCATGGAGATTGAAAAGTGTATCCGCCAACTGGAAGCTGGCGGACAAACATTTTCCAAGGTTGCCTTGTCGTCAGATGTGGAATATTTCTCACCCTGGGAGTCCTATCTGGAACATGTTAAGGCCATGCTGAACCCAAAGATGATGGCCGGCTTTAAAGGGAAAATTGTCTTCGACGTCATGCATGGTGCCGCAATGGGTTATCCGAACGAACTGGCAAAAAGCTACGGGCTGAATATGGTCGAGGTGCACAGCGAGTTCAATCCTTCCTTTGGCGGTATAAACCCGGAGCCCATAGAGAAGAACCTGGATGCCCTGAGGCAGGCGATGAAAGAACATAAGGCCAGTATCGGCCTGGCGACCGACGGCGACGGTGATCGTATCGGAGCAATGGATGCTGATGGCCGCTTCATCAATCCCCATCAAATTATGGCCCTCTTGATAAAATATCTTGTCGAGAAGCGTGGATGGAACGGCGGTGTGGCGCAGACGCTGACGGTATCCGAACTGGTGAAGCGAATGGCCAAAAAGCACGGTCTGAAACTTTACGAAACACCGGTTGGCTTTAAGTACATCACGACATTGATGCTGAACGAAGATATTCTAATCGGTGGTGAGGAGTCGGGCGGTATAGGATTAAAAAATTATATCCCCGAACGGGATGGATTACTGTTGGGATTTCTTTTGATTGAGATAGTGGCTGCTTATGGCAAGACATTGGGGCAACTGCTTAATGAGATGATGGAGGAACTGGGTTGGTGCTATTATGACCGCGAAGACCTGCACCTGGAAACAGATAAAAAGGTACGGCTGATGAAGGAGCTGGCTGATAATCCACCGAAGACGCTGGATGGGCTGGAAGTCTTGGCAAGCAATAGTTCGGATGGATGCAAGCTTTATTTGGAGGACAGCTGGGTGATGTTTCGAGCATCAGGAACAGAGCCTGTTGTACGTATCTACGCAGAGTCTAATAATCCCCAGCGGTTGCAGGAACTACTAAATAAAGGAATTGACTATGCCAGAAACGGGTGCAATTAG